One window of Magallana gigas chromosome 2, xbMagGiga1.1, whole genome shotgun sequence genomic DNA carries:
- the LOC105345552 gene encoding low-density lipoprotein receptor-related protein 4 isoform X4 produces MMLLLLGTLFLLEHFCFGFLSEQGLIVGMHNPASIKEVTENPENSTSPFSVADLLTIYPSDIKITSLASDPNKGVFFVAQNNTIFIWQDDHEVPNFSTVYNKMYAEIEQIAFDYITGNLYWCDSLHNWIALKPAYDFREMIFKVVIQKDLYNPKGLALDPEDGLMFFSDNGPNPRIERASLDGQDRVVIVYRGILRVVSLTVDTDNDKLYWADHDRQTLEGCDYDGSNRRVIRRMNEVPLSSLIYHEDSLYVVSLNTMNLYEIDITSDALLDISKFPSGQPYTVNVYHTESTKSFKDPCLTLHCDHICINTKSGPTCVCSDGFELNRDGKTCTDISYIMDGMFIVSNASMFAMHRLHSVDGQRSVLHSVQLPVTNIETFDVDTKTKTIYFVDGGSRSLKKHDIVSLITNTLTSVSSATVTDLSFDWISKRLGWIEPTLSSIRSFSINAQASATVYTNLQEPTSLTIDPHNGVLYWISGTSVRTIVQGSWTRDIPQVLITAANLHNPTSLQFDVKTNRLYWLDRSVIKSSMTNGRDIKSHINTKGAIKTIAYKDFFGWINKKEIYFARSIFKNADITFNTVQNAKDIAVFDSTLQEDRRGTCHIQNGHCGGLCVPEENGRRCECDIGLHLQKDQSCDNDVLLSNFIVVTDFTHGRILQVDFQTGTVIKLPITANRSPGLVLEKSTTTLFYCETFTKSIKYTTLQGDNTTYFYTTGSSYADRLAIDYSTGNLYYTAVGPTTSQSYIGVVHRSTSLHKTLIYNLHSPKDIALYSSKGYVFWTEFGNTAQIVRANMDGTSKSFIAKKQIGWPNGLTLDFKTNRLYWTDGYYNRIESSDLNAGNRQVLATDNDAHLMSIVIHGQFLYYTAWNRH; encoded by the exons GTTTTCTAAGCGAACAAGGACTAATTGTTGGAATGCACAACCCTGCATCAATAAAAGAAGTAACAGAAAATCCAGAGAACTCAACAAGCCCCTTCAGTGTTGCGGATCTATTAACAATATATCCATCTGACATAAAGATCACAAGCCTAGCATCCGATCCAAACAAAGGAGTCTTTTTTGTAGCCCAAAATAATACCATTTTTATCTGGCAAGATGATCATGAAGTTCCGAATTTTTCAACTGTGTACAATAAAATGTATGCAGAAATTGAACAAATCGCCTTTGACTATATTACGGGTAACTTGTATTGGTGCGATTCTTTGCATAATTGGATTGCTTTGAAACCAGCATACGACTTTAGagagatgatttttaaagttgTCATTCAAAAGGATTTATATAACCCTAAAGGACTCGCTTTGGATCCTGAGGATgg ATTGATGTTTTTCTCCGATAATGGTCCAAATCCACGAATTGAGAGGGCCTCCTTAGACGGACAGGACAGAGTGGTCATTGTATATAGAGGCATATTAAGGGTTGTCTCCCTGACCGTGGATACTGACAACGACAAGCTGTACTGGGCAGATCACGACAGACAGACATTGGAGGGCTGTGATTACGACGGGTCCAACAGGAGGGTCATCAGACGTATGAACGAAGTGCCACTGTCAAGCCTTATCTACCATGAA GATTCGCTGTATGTTGTCAGCTTAAATACCATGAATCTTTACGAAATTGATATAACATCCGACGCATTGCTCGACATTAGCAAGTTTCCATCAGGACAACCGTATACAGTTAATGTGTATCACACAGAGtccacaaaatcatttaaag ATCCGTGTTTAACCCTCCATTGTGACCATATATGCATAAACACGAAGTCAGGACCAACATGTGTATGTTCCGATGGCTTTGAACTGAATCGTGACGGTAAAACGTGTACAG ATATATCTTATATTATGGATGGGATGTTTATTGTAAGCAACGCCTCCATGTTTGCGATGCACAGATTACACTCTGTCGATGGTCAAAGAAGCGTATTACATTCAGTTCAACTTCCTGTCACTAATATTGAAACATTTGATGTGGATACAAAGACAAAAACTATCTACTTTGTGGACGGTGGAAGCAGATCTTTAAAGAAACACGACATTGTATCATTAATAACTAATACTTTAACTTCAGTTTCATCAGCTACAGTGACAG ACTTATCGTTTGACTGGATTTCAAAGCGTCTTGGATGGATAGAGCCGACTCTGTCCAGTATACGGTCCTTCTCAATCAATGCTCAAGCCAGTGCTACCGTATACACCAACCTGCAAGAACCTACGTCTCTTACAATAGATCCCCACAACGG CGTACTATACTGGATTTCGGGGACATCAGTACGAACAATAGTCCAGGGATCCTGGACAAGAGATATACCACAAGTTTTAATAACAGCTGCAAACCTACATAATCCAACTTCTCTACAGTTTGACGTTAAAACTAACAG ATTATACTGGCTAGATCGGTCGGTAATAAAAAGTTCGATGACAAATGGAAGAGATATCAAAAGTCATATCAACACAAAAGGCGCCATAAAAACTATTGCATACAAG GACTTCTTTGGTTGGATAAACAAAAAGGAAATTTATTTTGCACGAAGCATCTTTAAAAACGCAGATATTACATTTAATACTGTGCAAAATGCAAAGGATATCGCTGTGTTTGATTCAACTTTGCAAGAGGATAGACGAG GTACCTGTCATATACAAAACGGACATTGCGGAGGACTATGTGTTCCAGAGGAAAATGGTCGCAGATGTGAATGTGATATTGGTCTTCACCTTCAAAAAGACCAGAGTTGTGATAACG ATGTTCTTTTGTCGAATTTTATTGTGGTCACTGATTTTACGCACGGAAGAATACTCCAGGTTGATTTTCAGACTGGGACTGTGATAAAATTACCAATAACAGCAAACAGATCCCCGGGACTAGTGTTGGAAAAATCAACAACGACTCTCTTCTACTGCGAAACCTTTACGAAAAGTATAAAATATACAACGTTACAAGGAGACAACACAACCTATTTCTACACAACAG GGTCTTCATATGCTGACCGTCTGGCCATCGACTACTCCACGGGTAATCTGTACTATACGGCTGTAGGTCCTACTACATCCCAGAGTTATATTGGAGTAGTTCACAGATCTACATCTCTCCATAAAACGCTGATATATAACCTCCATAGTCCTAAAGACATCGCTCTTTATTCCTCCAAAGG GTATGTGTTTTGGACAGAGTTCGGAAACACAGCTCAAATTGTTAGAGCAAATATGGATGGAACATCCAAAAGCTTCATAGCAAAAAAACAGATTGGATGGCCTAATGGGCTAACTTtggattttaaaa CAAACCGATTGTATTGGACGGATGGGTATTATAACCGCATCGAATCATCTGACCTCAATGCTGGAAATCGTCAGGTTCTGGCGACTGATAATGATGCTCATTTAATGAGTATTGTGATCCATGGGCAGTTTCTATACTACACAGCTTGGAATCGACA TTAG